In Nitrobacteraceae bacterium AZCC 1564, the following proteins share a genomic window:
- a CDS encoding glycosyltransferase involved in cell wall biosynthesis (product_source=COG0438; cath_funfam=3.40.50.2000; cog=COG0438; pfam=PF13439,PF13692; superfamily=53756) encodes MPMTKVVHVISGLRRGGAETMLAKLLEVMDRNRFQQTVIVLEDKGVMGQRIEQAGVPVIALNMAGVLDFPRVLLRIRSILKKEKPNVVQTWLYHADLMGTLAAKAAGNARLIWNLRCSDMNFSDYNPMMQLICRLLARLSSVPELVISNSLTGQKVHSKLGYHPRAWRLLPNGFDTERFRPNAQRAAAFRNSLGVVPSTPLIGLPARLDPMKDQGNFLAAAAMLVQDHPQARFALIGRGLTPDNAAIVSQIAAQGLEGRVHLLGERDDMEIVMAGLDIVTLCSAYGEGFPNVLGEALSCGVLCVATDVGDASAIVGPYGRIVPPRHPEELAAAWREILALSPVVRQELCSRAREHIISHYSLRAIGQAYEELYSAGA; translated from the coding sequence ATGCCTATGACCAAAGTCGTTCATGTCATCTCGGGGCTTCGCAGGGGCGGCGCCGAGACCATGCTTGCAAAACTGCTTGAGGTCATGGACCGGAACCGATTCCAGCAAACGGTTATCGTTTTGGAGGACAAGGGAGTGATGGGGCAGCGGATCGAACAGGCCGGAGTGCCGGTGATCGCGCTGAATATGGCGGGCGTACTCGACTTCCCCCGAGTTTTGCTCCGCATCCGGTCCATATTGAAAAAAGAAAAGCCCAACGTCGTTCAAACTTGGCTTTATCACGCCGATCTTATGGGGACGCTCGCGGCAAAGGCTGCAGGCAACGCCAGGTTGATCTGGAATCTGCGCTGCTCAGACATGAATTTCTCGGATTACAATCCGATGATGCAGCTAATTTGCCGCTTGCTCGCGCGTTTGTCTTCTGTGCCAGAACTTGTCATCAGCAATTCTTTGACCGGCCAGAAGGTGCACAGCAAACTTGGATATCATCCGCGTGCCTGGCGTCTCCTTCCCAATGGCTTTGATACCGAGCGCTTTCGGCCGAATGCCCAGCGTGCCGCAGCATTTCGGAATAGCCTTGGCGTTGTCCCTTCGACGCCGCTGATCGGACTACCGGCTCGCCTCGATCCAATGAAGGATCAAGGCAATTTTCTTGCTGCTGCAGCGATGCTCGTGCAAGACCATCCGCAAGCCAGATTTGCTCTCATCGGGCGCGGCCTCACTCCCGATAACGCGGCCATCGTATCACAGATCGCCGCGCAAGGGCTTGAAGGGCGCGTCCATTTGCTCGGAGAGCGGGACGATATGGAAATCGTGATGGCGGGGCTCGATATTGTCACCCTGTGCTCGGCTTATGGTGAAGGATTTCCCAACGTCCTTGGCGAGGCCTTGAGTTGCGGTGTGCTTTGCGTTGCTACGGACGTCGGCGACGCTTCGGCGATCGTTGGACCGTATGGACGCATTGTTCCGCCCCGTCATCCCGAAGAATTGGCCGCTGCCTGGCGCGAAATATTGGCTCTAAGCCCTGTCGTTCGCCAGGAACTGTGCTCACGGGCGCGGGAGCACATAATCAGCCACTATTCGTTGCGGGCTATCGGCCAAGCATACGAGGAGCTATATAGCGCAGGTGCTTGA
- a CDS encoding asparagine synthase (glutamine-hydrolyzing) (product_source=KO:K01953; cath_funfam=3.40.50.620,3.60.20.10; cog=COG0367; ko=KO:K01953; pfam=PF00733,PF13537; superfamily=52402,56235; tigrfam=TIGR01536), whose protein sequence is MCGIAGFLDRALNWASAGDLLHRIARALTHRGPDDEGFWGDPEAGIALAQRRLAIVDLSPAGHQPMFSTDGRLVIVFNGEIYNHAAIRAELDLEAPQNWRGHCDTEVLLAAISHWGLKIALERCVGMFAIALWDRKERRLTLARDRIGEKPLYYGWIGSSFVFASELKALRLHPAWSERIDRSSLALMMRHGYVPAPYTIFQGIHKIKPGQILVLDEGARDPRVENYWSACSAAERGRSTPFNGTREEAVDKLGALLHQSLSGQMLADVPLGAFLSGGIDSSTVAALMQSMSSQPIRTFTIGFDVSGYNEAEHAKNIAKHLGTDHTELYVTESEALEVIPKLPSIYCEPFADPSQIPTYLVSQLARRKVTVALSGDAGDELFSGYTRYSLADQVWGKLSSFPLGLRQFAAELSTALSPAAYDRLVGPLARVIPQHKRHALIGDKIHKAADLLPLRNLDEVYLRLCSQWKNPESLVIDGKEHLTMLTGLEALPDLAGSVERMMYVDLVSYLPDDILVKVDRAAMAMSLETRVPLLDHRIVEFALSLPLSVSRAEGQTKWPLRQLLYRHVPRDLIDRPKMGFGAPIDSWLRGALRDWAEDLLNESRLRREGYFHPATVRQCWNEHLSGRRNNQYMIWNVLMFQAWLSDSSSQRAGLAA, encoded by the coding sequence ATGTGCGGGATTGCTGGTTTCCTCGACCGTGCGCTCAACTGGGCATCAGCTGGGGATCTGCTGCATCGCATCGCTCGTGCGCTCACGCACCGGGGTCCCGATGATGAAGGCTTCTGGGGCGATCCAGAGGCAGGAATTGCATTGGCACAACGTCGGCTCGCCATCGTTGACTTGTCACCTGCCGGCCATCAGCCGATGTTTTCCACCGATGGGCGTTTGGTGATCGTCTTTAATGGGGAAATCTACAACCACGCGGCCATCCGCGCGGAGCTCGATTTGGAAGCGCCGCAGAACTGGAGAGGTCATTGCGACACCGAGGTTCTGCTCGCCGCTATCAGCCATTGGGGGCTGAAGATCGCGCTCGAGCGATGCGTGGGAATGTTCGCTATCGCATTGTGGGATCGAAAAGAGAGAAGGTTGACGCTGGCGCGGGATCGCATTGGCGAGAAGCCTCTCTATTACGGCTGGATAGGCAGTTCTTTCGTGTTTGCGTCCGAGCTGAAGGCTTTACGCCTCCATCCTGCGTGGTCGGAGCGTATAGATCGCAGCAGTTTGGCGCTCATGATGCGCCATGGTTATGTGCCGGCGCCGTACACGATCTTTCAGGGAATCCATAAGATTAAACCTGGACAGATCCTTGTTTTGGATGAGGGCGCTCGCGACCCTCGCGTCGAAAACTATTGGAGCGCTTGTTCGGCCGCCGAGCGGGGACGCTCGACTCCGTTTAATGGGACTCGTGAAGAGGCTGTCGACAAGTTAGGCGCGTTGTTACATCAATCGCTCAGTGGGCAGATGCTGGCCGATGTGCCATTGGGAGCGTTTCTGTCAGGCGGCATCGACTCGTCCACCGTTGCTGCGCTTATGCAATCCATGAGTTCGCAACCGATCCGCACGTTTACGATCGGGTTTGACGTCAGCGGCTACAATGAGGCCGAGCACGCGAAGAACATTGCCAAGCATCTCGGCACCGATCACACTGAGCTCTACGTGACAGAGTCGGAGGCGCTTGAAGTCATACCGAAGCTTCCTTCGATTTATTGCGAACCTTTCGCCGATCCTTCGCAAATCCCGACTTATCTTGTTTCGCAACTTGCTCGGCGGAAGGTCACGGTAGCTCTGTCCGGCGATGCCGGTGATGAGCTATTTTCCGGCTACACTCGTTACAGCCTCGCCGATCAAGTGTGGGGCAAGCTATCGAGTTTTCCCCTCGGGCTCCGTCAATTCGCAGCTGAACTTTCGACCGCGCTTTCCCCCGCGGCTTACGATCGGCTGGTCGGTCCTCTCGCACGCGTGATTCCGCAGCATAAGCGTCACGCACTCATTGGCGACAAGATCCATAAAGCAGCCGATTTGCTTCCGTTGCGGAATCTGGATGAAGTCTACCTGCGGCTTTGCTCGCAGTGGAAGAATCCTGAAAGTCTCGTGATTGACGGGAAAGAACATCTCACGATGTTGACAGGACTCGAAGCACTCCCCGATCTGGCCGGGTCGGTTGAACGGATGATGTATGTCGACCTGGTGAGCTACCTTCCGGACGATATCCTGGTGAAGGTCGATCGAGCAGCCATGGCCATGAGTCTTGAAACGCGCGTGCCATTGCTGGATCATCGCATCGTGGAGTTCGCGTTGTCCTTGCCTCTTTCGGTATCGCGCGCGGAAGGTCAAACGAAATGGCCATTGCGGCAGCTTCTTTATCGTCACGTACCGCGCGATCTCATCGATCGCCCCAAAATGGGATTCGGTGCTCCGATCGATAGTTGGCTCAGGGGCGCGCTTCGAGATTGGGCAGAAGATTTGTTGAACGAAAGCCGCCTCCGGCGCGAAGGGTATTTCCATCCCGCTACTGTTCGCCAGTGCTGGAACGAGCATCTCTCAGGCCGCCGTAACAACCAGTACATGATATGGAATGTCTTGATGTTCCAGGCGTGGCTGTCCGATTCATCGTCTCAACGCGCAGGTCTCGCGGCGTGA
- a CDS encoding O-antigen ligase (product_source=KO:K02847; ko=KO:K02847; pfam=PF04932; transmembrane_helix_parts=Outside_1_27,TMhelix_28_50,Inside_51_61,TMhelix_62_84,Outside_85_103,TMhelix_104_126,Inside_127_132,TMhelix_133_152,Outside_153_155,TMhelix_156_173,Inside_174_177,TMhelix_178_195,Outside_196_278,TMhelix_279_298,Inside_299_304,TMhelix_305_324,Outside_325_333,TMhelix_334_351,Inside_352_372), translating into MTANTSSEIVTKPSAWRGAAAWTRASDIFVILLAVSLPWSTSAVALLAIPLLIYHFETSKHGFWVIAAFLGSCTVVMLASWVTFIDPNIAYSLNRPVGTPVKNYIVQSQVFALCTFGGFGAAVYLWRANFKQHAVALTLVSVGFLCNMAFVVSSRPVWVCVPFLLLVFALLHFNRRGVLIVPTVAVAVGALFWASSPYLRMRTDSVAVEYEEYHDQNASTSTGLRLEYWRKSLKFIQNASLIGNGTGATKTLFEQDAVGKKGVSAEVIGNPHNQTLNVAVQWGLLGCIVLYAMWLAHLKMFLTPGLISWIGLAAVIENFVSFLFNSHLFDFGEGWTYVLAVGVAGGMLSRIRGSSTGGGPRKVSGSAGQAQS; encoded by the coding sequence ATGACGGCGAATACATCCAGCGAAATCGTGACGAAGCCGTCGGCCTGGCGCGGTGCAGCGGCGTGGACCAGAGCGTCGGATATTTTCGTCATACTTCTCGCTGTATCGCTGCCGTGGTCCACGTCTGCGGTTGCGCTGCTGGCGATTCCGCTGCTTATTTATCACTTCGAGACATCGAAGCATGGGTTCTGGGTTATTGCCGCATTTTTGGGTTCATGCACAGTAGTCATGTTGGCTTCATGGGTGACGTTCATAGATCCCAATATAGCTTACAGTCTCAATCGCCCTGTTGGCACTCCGGTAAAAAATTACATTGTGCAGAGTCAGGTGTTCGCGCTGTGCACGTTTGGGGGATTCGGCGCAGCCGTTTATTTGTGGCGCGCGAATTTTAAGCAGCACGCAGTGGCATTGACTTTGGTGAGCGTTGGATTCCTTTGCAACATGGCATTCGTCGTTAGTTCAAGGCCCGTATGGGTCTGCGTGCCTTTTTTGCTTCTTGTCTTCGCGCTGCTGCATTTTAACCGCCGGGGCGTGTTGATTGTACCTACTGTCGCGGTTGCCGTGGGGGCGTTGTTTTGGGCGTCATCACCGTATTTACGCATGCGTACGGACAGCGTAGCCGTCGAATACGAAGAATATCATGATCAAAACGCTTCGACCTCAACAGGGCTGCGCCTCGAATATTGGCGCAAGTCGCTCAAGTTCATCCAAAATGCGTCCTTGATCGGCAACGGCACGGGGGCAACGAAAACGCTGTTTGAACAAGACGCTGTCGGGAAAAAGGGTGTCTCGGCGGAGGTCATTGGAAATCCCCACAACCAAACGCTGAATGTTGCCGTTCAATGGGGATTGCTTGGTTGTATCGTGCTTTATGCGATGTGGCTTGCGCACTTGAAAATGTTTTTGACGCCCGGATTGATCTCCTGGATCGGTTTGGCAGCAGTGATCGAGAATTTCGTGAGCTTTCTGTTTAATTCTCATCTCTTCGATTTCGGCGAGGGGTGGACCTATGTGTTGGCGGTCGGCGTAGCCGGAGGCATGCTGTCCCGTATTCGCGGTTCTTCAACTGGAGGTGGGCCGAGAAAAGTATCGGGCTCTGCTGGGCAGGCGCAATCATGA
- a CDS encoding FlaA1/EpsC-like NDP-sugar epimerase (product_source=COG1086; cath_funfam=3.40.50.720; cog=COG1086; pfam=PF02719; superfamily=51735; transmembrane_helix_parts=Inside_1_12,TMhelix_13_35,Outside_36_44,TMhelix_45_67,Inside_68_79,TMhelix_80_102,Outside_103_116,TMhelix_117_135,Inside_136_637), protein MSRPFANLTWRNVLIATHDALATIFAVFVAFYLRFESGGLLERLPLLWRILPYFILLSIVVCYIFKLTVTKWRFISLPDLFNIVKASTVLALALLVLDYIFIAPNVYGTFFFGKTTIIIYWFLQIFALGGTRVAYRYFRYTRTINQARSQNAAPTILIGRAADAEVLLRGIESGAVRRMWPVGVLSPSPADRGQSIRGLPVLGGVDYLTDIVEDFVRRQQPIERVVMLPSAFEADSSAESVLMRARKLGLAVSRLPSLEASGEAPRLAPVAVEDLLLRPSVKIDYQRLEEFVRGKSVVVTGGGGSIGSEICDRAVTFGASRLLIIEHSEPALHAVTESLMAKFPAAAIEGRIADIRDRDRIMLLMNAFQPDIVFHAAALKHVPILERDWGEGVKTNIFGTVNVADAAAAAGAQAMVMISTDKAIEPVSMLGLTKRFAEMYCQALDRHLANDANGKTPMRLISVRFGNVLASNGSVVPKFKAQIEAGGPVTVTHPDMVRYFMTIREACDLVVTAATHALAPVRPDVSVYVLNMGQPVKIVDLAERIIRLSGLQPGYDIEIVFTGVRPGERMNEILFAHEEPTADIGIEGIVAARPNEPPLDTLQTWLMTLEKAVKGEQRNVIVAVLKDAVPEFKAGAR, encoded by the coding sequence ATGAGTAGGCCTTTTGCGAACCTGACGTGGCGGAATGTTCTGATTGCGACACACGATGCCTTGGCGACGATATTCGCCGTCTTTGTCGCCTTCTATCTTCGCTTCGAGAGCGGTGGGCTTTTGGAGCGCTTGCCGTTGCTCTGGCGGATTTTGCCCTACTTCATTCTGCTCAGTATCGTCGTTTGCTATATCTTCAAACTGACAGTGACGAAGTGGCGCTTCATCTCGCTTCCCGATCTTTTCAATATCGTGAAGGCGTCGACGGTTCTGGCGCTGGCGCTGCTGGTGCTCGATTATATTTTCATTGCCCCGAATGTTTACGGGACATTCTTCTTCGGCAAGACGACCATCATCATCTATTGGTTTTTGCAGATATTTGCCCTCGGCGGCACCCGGGTCGCCTATCGCTACTTCCGGTATACGCGGACAATCAACCAGGCCCGCAGCCAAAATGCCGCGCCGACAATCTTGATCGGGCGCGCGGCGGATGCCGAGGTGCTGCTGCGGGGGATCGAAAGCGGCGCTGTGAGGCGGATGTGGCCGGTCGGCGTGTTGTCGCCGTCCCCGGCCGATCGCGGTCAGTCGATCCGTGGTCTCCCCGTCTTGGGCGGGGTGGATTACCTCACCGACATTGTCGAGGACTTTGTGCGCCGGCAGCAGCCGATCGAACGCGTCGTCATGCTGCCATCGGCATTTGAAGCGGATTCCTCGGCCGAATCAGTTTTGATGCGGGCGCGTAAACTCGGTCTGGCCGTCAGCCGCTTGCCCTCGCTGGAAGCCAGCGGTGAAGCCCCGCGACTTGCTCCGGTCGCGGTCGAAGATTTGCTGCTCCGGCCAAGTGTGAAGATCGACTATCAACGCCTGGAAGAGTTCGTCCGCGGAAAGTCGGTCGTCGTCACCGGGGGCGGCGGCTCGATCGGATCGGAGATCTGCGACCGGGCGGTGACGTTCGGCGCATCACGTCTCCTGATCATTGAACACTCTGAGCCTGCGCTCCATGCGGTGACCGAAAGTCTGATGGCCAAGTTTCCCGCGGCCGCGATTGAAGGCCGGATCGCCGACATTCGCGATCGCGACCGCATCATGCTCCTGATGAACGCGTTTCAGCCGGACATCGTATTTCACGCGGCGGCGCTCAAGCATGTGCCAATTCTGGAGCGCGATTGGGGCGAAGGCGTCAAGACCAACATTTTTGGCACCGTCAACGTCGCGGATGCCGCCGCGGCTGCAGGCGCCCAGGCCATGGTGATGATTTCCACCGATAAGGCGATCGAGCCGGTCTCGATGCTCGGGCTGACCAAGCGCTTTGCCGAAATGTATTGTCAGGCACTCGATCGGCATTTGGCAAATGATGCGAATGGGAAGACGCCGATGCGGCTGATTTCGGTCCGCTTCGGCAACGTCCTGGCGTCAAACGGATCGGTGGTGCCGAAGTTCAAGGCGCAGATCGAAGCCGGCGGCCCGGTGACGGTGACGCACCCTGACATGGTCCGTTACTTCATGACCATTCGCGAGGCCTGTGATCTGGTGGTGACGGCCGCCACGCACGCGCTCGCTCCGGTGCGCCCTGACGTGTCGGTCTACGTGCTGAACATGGGGCAGCCGGTGAAGATCGTCGATCTTGCCGAGCGCATCATCCGGCTGTCCGGCTTGCAGCCGGGTTATGACATTGAAATCGTATTCACCGGGGTGCGGCCCGGCGAGCGCATGAACGAGATCTTGTTTGCCCATGAAGAGCCGACGGCCGATATCGGCATTGAAGGGATCGTTGCGGCACGTCCTAACGAGCCGCCGCTGGATACGCTACAGACTTGGCTGATGACACTTGAAAAGGCCGTCAAGGGCGAGCAGCGCAACGTGATCGTCGCCGTCCTCAAGGATGCCGTTCCAGAATTCAAGGCAGGAGCGAGATGA
- a CDS encoding UDP-glucuronate 4-epimerase (product_source=KO:K08679; cath_funfam=3.40.50.720; cog=COG0451; ko=KO:K08679; pfam=PF01370; superfamily=51735): protein MSDKVVLVTGAAGFIGFHVAQRLLQAGRSVVGLDSINDYYDPKLKDARLSLLKNDPNFDFVKLDLADRPQMQALFAEHRFPVVIHLAAQAGVRYSIDHPHAYVDANLEGFTNVLEGCRHNDCRHLLFASSSSVYGANTKLPFSVHDNVDHPISLYAASKKANELMAHAYSHLYRIPSTGLRFFTVYGPWGRPDMAMYLFAKAIVEGKPIKLFNHGNMRRDFTYIDDIAEAIVRLIDHAPKEASETAALDPGTSTAPWRIFNIGNNQPEELMKVVAILEKEFGRTAIKEMLPMQPGDVPATYADVDDLMREVGFRPSTSIEHGIAKFAAWYRDYHRL from the coding sequence ATGTCAGATAAGGTAGTGTTGGTCACTGGTGCAGCGGGATTCATCGGCTTTCATGTTGCGCAAAGACTGCTGCAGGCCGGGCGGAGTGTTGTCGGGCTGGACAGCATCAACGATTACTATGATCCAAAATTGAAGGATGCGCGGCTAAGTCTGCTTAAGAATGACCCGAACTTCGATTTTGTGAAGCTTGATCTTGCCGATCGCCCCCAGATGCAGGCGTTATTTGCCGAGCACCGGTTTCCCGTCGTCATTCATCTCGCCGCGCAAGCCGGTGTGCGTTATTCGATCGATCACCCGCACGCCTATGTCGATGCCAATCTTGAAGGTTTCACCAACGTGCTGGAAGGATGCCGGCACAACGATTGCCGACACTTGTTGTTTGCTTCGTCATCATCCGTTTATGGAGCGAACACCAAACTGCCATTTTCGGTGCATGATAACGTCGATCACCCTATCAGCCTGTATGCGGCTTCGAAAAAAGCCAATGAGTTGATGGCACATGCCTACAGCCATCTTTACCGTATTCCTTCCACGGGTCTGAGGTTTTTCACCGTCTACGGGCCGTGGGGGCGTCCGGATATGGCGATGTATCTTTTTGCCAAGGCCATCGTCGAAGGGAAGCCGATCAAGCTGTTCAATCACGGCAATATGCGCCGGGATTTCACTTATATCGATGATATTGCCGAGGCGATCGTTCGCTTGATCGATCATGCGCCGAAGGAAGCTTCGGAAACTGCCGCGCTGGATCCGGGAACAAGCACGGCGCCTTGGCGAATCTTCAACATCGGTAATAACCAGCCCGAAGAACTGATGAAGGTCGTTGCGATCCTTGAGAAAGAATTTGGACGAACTGCGATCAAGGAAATGCTGCCTATGCAGCCAGGCGATGTGCCTGCGACGTATGCCGACGTCGATGATTTAATGCGCGAAGTTGGTTTTCGTCCGTCGACCTCGATCGAACATGGTATTGCCAAGTTTGCTGCGTGGTATCGGGACTATCATCGACTGTGA
- a CDS encoding hypothetical protein (product_source=COG4544; cog=COG4544; superfamily=50998) encodes MDSSLPGGDWPDAIHEVAGGHNGATDGAAAVLTRTTGKVLWRITRPDLLALTG; translated from the coding sequence ATGGATTCCAGCCTGCCTGGCGGTGATTGGCCGGACGCTATCCATGAGGTAGCGGGCGGCCACAACGGTGCAACGGACGGTGCGGCTGCGGTTCTCACCCGTACGACAGGCAAGGTGCTTTGGCGCATTACGCGGCCCGACCTTCTGGCTCTTACCGGCTAG
- a CDS encoding hypothetical protein (product_source=Hypo-rule applied; superfamily=56349), producing MAARFLAHNVLLFLRPIEWQTAVVRDGYLVIRNAKATNGRSIGSERRRDLSDYGTDAVKDLSDLLARLRERGAQVGSFRHLWARLASRIARACQSIKIKRVAPYTSRHVGMANAKSWMSPWEIAASAGHKSTATATSHYAKRRTGWGPKAKRIARPSTEDVEKVIRSPKTSRDENLQHYAKRRVERGAEEEVTMPSFK from the coding sequence TTGGCCGCGAGATTCCTCGCGCACAATGTCTTGCTCTTCCTCAGACCCATTGAGTGGCAAACAGCCGTCGTTCGCGACGGCTACCTTGTTATTCGCAATGCAAAGGCCACAAACGGCCGTTCTATCGGCAGCGAGCGACGACGTGATTTAAGCGATTACGGGACCGATGCTGTGAAGGACCTATCCGATCTCTTGGCAAGATTGAGAGAGCGCGGCGCCCAGGTTGGGAGCTTTCGCCATCTGTGGGCACGTCTCGCATCCCGGATTGCCAGAGCTTGTCAAAGCATCAAGATCAAGCGCGTAGCGCCCTACACGAGCAGGCACGTCGGCATGGCCAATGCGAAGTCCTGGATGTCGCCTTGGGAGATAGCCGCCAGCGCAGGGCACAAGAGCACAGCGACAGCAACGTCCCACTACGCAAAGCGTCGTACTGGATGGGGCCCCAAAGCTAAACGTATCGCGCGCCCAAGCACGGAAGACGTCGAGAAGGTAATCAGATCGCCAAAGACGAGCAGAGATGAAAACCTCCAGCATTACGCAAAAAGACGCGTCGAACGCGGGGCGGAAGAAGAGGTGACAATGCCGTCGTTCAAGTAG
- a CDS encoding serine protein kinase (product_source=KO:K07180; cath_funfam=3.40.50.300; cog=COG2766; ko=KO:K07180; pfam=PF06798,PF08298; smart=SM00763; superfamily=116742,52540), with the protein MYNDTLFNAFARSFEARSETDMSMADYLESCRDDPMRYANAAERMLAAIGEPQMIDTAKDPRLGRIFLNRTVRTYPAFAGFHGMEETIERIVAFFRHAAQGLEERKQILYLLGPVGGGKSSLAERLKTLMEVHPIYVLKAGDELSPVFESPLGLFDPDTLGSMIVERYGIPRRRLTGLMSPWCYKRLEAFGGDISRFRVARIQPSRLRQIAIAKTEPGDENNQDISSLVGKVDIRKLETFAQNDPDAYSYSGGLNRANQGVLEFVEMFKAPIKMLHPLLTATQEGNYIGTENIGAIPFTGVILAHSNESEWQSFKTNKNNEAFIDRICVIKVPYCLRVTEEQKIYEKLIQGSELAHAPCAPATLETLARFTVVSRLRKHENSTLFAKMRVYDGESLKESDPKARSVQEYKDAAGVDEGMDGVSTRFAFKVLAATFNHDTAEVGADPVHLMYTLEQAIRREQLPEETEKRYLEFIKAELVTRYAEFIGHEIQKAYLESYADYGQNLFDRYVDYADAWIEDQDFKDPDTGQLLDRELLNQELTKIEKPAGIANPKDFRNEIVKFSLRSRAQNGGKNPNWTSYEKIREVIEKRIFSQVEDLLPVISFGSKRDGETEKKHGEFVKRMVERGYTERQVRRLVEWYMRVKQAG; encoded by the coding sequence ATGTACAATGATACTCTGTTCAATGCGTTTGCGCGCTCATTCGAAGCTCGAAGCGAAACAGATATGTCCATGGCGGACTATCTAGAGTCGTGTCGAGACGATCCCATGAGGTACGCCAACGCTGCGGAAAGAATGTTGGCAGCCATCGGCGAGCCCCAGATGATCGACACGGCCAAGGATCCCCGCCTTGGCCGTATTTTTTTGAACAGGACCGTGCGGACATATCCGGCGTTCGCCGGGTTCCACGGGATGGAAGAGACGATCGAGCGCATCGTCGCTTTCTTCAGGCATGCAGCTCAGGGCTTGGAAGAGCGCAAACAGATTCTCTATCTGCTGGGCCCGGTGGGTGGCGGCAAATCTTCCCTTGCCGAGCGCCTCAAGACGTTGATGGAGGTTCACCCGATCTATGTGCTGAAGGCGGGCGATGAACTCAGCCCGGTGTTCGAAAGTCCGCTCGGCCTGTTCGATCCAGACACCTTGGGTTCGATGATTGTAGAGCGCTACGGCATCCCTCGCCGACGCCTTACCGGCTTAATGAGTCCTTGGTGCTACAAGCGGCTTGAAGCTTTCGGTGGTGATATTTCACGCTTCCGCGTCGCCCGCATCCAGCCATCCCGGCTGCGGCAGATCGCCATCGCCAAAACAGAGCCCGGTGACGAGAACAACCAGGACATCTCCTCGCTGGTTGGCAAGGTGGATATCCGCAAGCTCGAGACCTTCGCGCAGAACGACCCCGACGCTTACAGCTATTCCGGTGGACTCAATCGCGCCAATCAGGGCGTCCTTGAATTCGTCGAGATGTTCAAAGCGCCGATCAAGATGCTGCACCCGTTGCTGACGGCGACGCAGGAGGGCAACTATATCGGCACCGAAAACATCGGCGCGATCCCGTTCACCGGGGTCATCCTGGCCCACTCCAACGAATCCGAGTGGCAGAGCTTCAAGACCAACAAGAACAACGAGGCCTTTATCGATCGCATTTGCGTGATCAAGGTCCCATATTGCCTGCGCGTGACGGAAGAGCAGAAGATCTACGAGAAACTGATCCAGGGCTCTGAACTGGCTCACGCGCCGTGCGCCCCTGCAACACTCGAGACCCTCGCGCGCTTTACCGTCGTCTCGCGGCTACGCAAGCACGAGAACTCCACGCTGTTTGCCAAGATGAGGGTTTACGACGGCGAGAGCCTGAAGGAATCCGATCCCAAGGCACGCAGCGTTCAGGAATACAAAGACGCAGCCGGTGTGGATGAGGGCATGGATGGCGTTTCGACGCGCTTTGCTTTCAAGGTTCTTGCGGCGACCTTCAATCATGACACTGCGGAAGTCGGCGCCGATCCGGTGCATCTGATGTACACGCTCGAACAGGCCATCCGCCGCGAGCAATTGCCTGAAGAAACCGAGAAGCGTTATCTCGAATTCATCAAGGCCGAGCTTGTTACGCGGTATGCCGAATTCATCGGGCACGAGATCCAGAAGGCTTATCTGGAGTCGTACGCCGATTACGGGCAGAATTTGTTCGATCGCTACGTCGATTACGCGGACGCCTGGATCGAAGATCAGGATTTCAAGGATCCAGACACCGGACAGCTTCTCGACCGTGAGCTGCTCAATCAGGAACTGACCAAGATCGAAAAACCCGCCGGAATCGCGAACCCCAAGGACTTCCGCAACGAGATTGTCAAGTTCTCGCTGCGGTCCCGGGCTCAAAACGGCGGCAAGAATCCGAACTGGACCAGCTATGAGAAAATCCGTGAGGTGATCGAGAAGCGAATATTCTCGCAGGTGGAGGACCTTCTGCCTGTGATCTCCTTCGGATCAAAGAGGGACGGCGAGACCGAGAAGAAGCACGGCGAATTCGTCAAGCGCATGGTGGAGCGCGGCTATACCGAGCGCCAGGTTCGCCGGCTGGTCGAATGGTACATGCGGGTGAAGCAAGCCGGCTGA